Genomic segment of Bacteroidales bacterium:
GCCAGATTGAAAACCTGGTGGTTGCCATGATTGAGATGGATGAATCCAGATTCGAAAAGATACTGAACATGTCGATCATGAAGGAGGGGTTTGAGAATACAGTTTTTAACGTGCTTTACCCTTTCTTCGAGCGGATTGGAGTACTATGGCAGGCCGGCAGCATCAATCCGGCACACGAGCATTTTATCACCAACCTGGTAAAACAGAAAATTTACGTGGCCATCGACAGTATACCTGTTCCCACAGGAAATGATACGAAAAAAATCCTGCTGTTTCTTCCCGAATGGGAGCTTCATGATCTGGGCCTGTTGGTTTACGATTACCTGGTTAAAAGCCGTGGCTTCAAGGTTATCTATTTAGGCCAGAATGTTCCGGAAGACGACGTTTACTCCGTCACAGATTTTCTTCAACCCGATTATTTCCTGGTGGCTTTTGCCAATGCAGTTGATATGGATAATTTGGAAGCTTATATTAAACGTTTAGCTGCCCGCTATCCTGGGAAGAAGATATTCATTACCGGCCATCAGACAACCGGCCTGACCTGCGCCCTTCCTTCCAATATTACAATCATCAATTCCGCCCTCCAGTTTTCCAGCGAAATCATTCCCGGTTTACAATTAAATAATTAATACCAACTAATCCCTCTTACCGTCTTACCGTCTTCCCTCATTCCCCCTTTGTTAAACAAAATTTCATCTTTTATTTAACAGCTTTTAACATTTAACATTCCCGGTCTTATATACAAGTAATATTTATAATATTGAAAAACAGTATTGTAAATATCACTATTTAGAATAATTGTTAATAAATTGTTAAATAACTTGACAAGATGCTATATTCGTGTTTAACTTTGTATCGTTAAGTTTAAACAAAAAATACTTATCATCATGACCGTATTAGAATTCAATTATAGACTCATCAGCATGCAAAGTTACCTTCAGTACTTTGCCAAAAAGCTGACCATGAATGAAGAAGATGCCAACGACCTGGTTCAGGAAACAAATTACAAAGCACTTTTGTTTCGTGAAAAGTATGTGCATCACACTAATTTCAAGGCCTGGTTGTTTACCATCATGAAGAATATCTTCATCAACAATTACAGGCGGAACAAAAAAGCCAGGACTTTTCTTGATACTACAGACAACCTGCATTACATTCACAAGCAGATCGATGCTTTCCCGGTTTCTCCTGATTCCGAGCTGCAGGTGAAGGAAGTGCGTAAAGCTGTTGATAGTCTGGAGGATGACCATAGGATGCCATTTGAGATGCATACCCAGGGGTTCAAGTATAAAGAAATTGCCGATGAACTTGATATCTCAATAGGAACTGTTAAAAGCCGTATTTTCTTTGGCCGCAAGAAACTCATGGAAAGACTTGAAGGTTATGGAAACTGAAGAGTTTTGAGTTCTGAGTTCTGAGTTATTATTTTTCAAACCACTAACCATTAACCAATAACTTTTAATAAACCTGCCGGACTTCGGCCTTCAGCTGGTCGATGGCTGTCTTTACCGGATTTTGATCCAGCTGTGCCCAACGTTCCAGTAATATCTTTGCCAATTCACCGGCACCGGCGCCCGCATCTGTTTCCGTTGCCGAAGTGTTGATGAGAAGGATAATTTCTTCCTTGGCTGATTTTATCATGGCCCAGCCGGAAGGGGAAACATAGATCTGCTGGGCAACATTGTGTTCAAATTCTTCCCGGATATTCTGTACCAGCATTAACTGAAGGTGGTAAGTGGTCATACCGGGCTGAAGTGCCCTGTTGATGGCCTGGGCCGGCGTAATCCTTTCAAGAAGGAGTATGAGCCTTTCATAAGCCTGTAAACGCAAAGGGAGGGTCGTCTGGCTATTACCGGCTTTTTTGCTCTCTTCCCTTTTCTTTTTTTCATTTTTCAGGTATGCCAGCACGACTAATCTGACAGTGAAAAAAAACACCAGGGAGGGAAGTAAAAATTTGAGGATTTCAAAAGATAATGCTAAGATCATTTTTTTAAGATTTAGTTGCAAAGATAGAGTTTCTTGAGAAGAAGTCAGAAGTCAGAAGTCAGAAGAATAACAGTTTAACGATTTAGCAATTTGGCCCCCATAATTTTTCTATTTTTGTAAATCTCTTAACAAAGCAGAATACACTATGGAACTCCCTGCGCAAAGAATCCTTAATCTATCTGAATCGGAAACACTTGCAATGACACGCCGCTGCCGTGAGCTGGCGGCCGAAGGTGTCGACGTGATCAACCTCAGCATTGGTGAACCTGACTTCAACACACCTGAACATATTAAAGAAGCTGCCATCAAAGCCATTCATGAAAACCGCACGCATTATCCGCCTGTACCGGGTTATCCTGAATTACGCAAGGCCATTTGTCACAAGCTCAAACGGGATAATAACCTCGAATTCACGCCGGAGCAGATCGTTGTATCCACCGGTGCGAAGCACTCCATAGCCAACGCCATGATTAGCCTGGTTAATGCCGGTGAGGAAGTTATTCTGCCTGCGCCTTACTGGGTTTCTTATAAAGAGATGGTCAAACTGGCAAGGGGAACGGCAGTTTTTATTCCTGCCACTGTGAAGACCGATTTTAAAATCACACCGGAGCAGCTGGAAAATGCCATTACACCAAAGACCAAAGTCATCCTTTATAGCAGTCCGTGTAATCCTACAGGTAGTGTTTATTCCCGTGAGGAACTTCATGCCCTGGCCGAAGTCATTGCCCGTCATCCAAATATCTTTGTGATCTCCGATGAGATATACGAGCTGATCAATTTCGACTGCCAGCATGAGAGCATTGCCCAGTTTGACTTTATCCGCGACCAGGTGATCGTGATCAACGGGGTTTCAAAAGGATTTGCCATGACCGGCTGGCGGCTCGGCTACCTGGCAGCGCCAACCTGGATTGCCAAAGCCTGCGATAAACTTCAGGGACAAATGACCTCTGCCACTTGTTCCATCTCACAATATGCGGCTATTGAAGCCATGATGACTGATCCGGAAAAGTCTCCTGACATCAGGGATATGATCTTTACTTTCAGGAAAAGAAGAAACAGAATGCATGAATTGCTTCAAACCATTCCTGGCCTAATCACGAACCTACCTAAAGGAGCTTTTTATTTCTTCCCGGATGTGACGCATTATTTTGGGAAGAGCTATGGTGGAAGAACCATAAATAATGCCTGCGATCTGGCAGATTACCTTTTGGATGTCGGACATGTGGCGCTTGTGCCAGGTGATGCATTCGGAAATCCGGACTGCATCAGAATTTCTTATGCAACATCAATGGAATTGCTGGTTGAAGCAGTTGAGCGTATTAAAAAGTGCCTGGCAGACCTGGCATAATAGCAATTAAGTGCTATCTTTACTTAATAATCATTAAAAATGCCAGGGAGGAATTACCAAAAAGTCTTCGAGCAATTTAGCCATCTCAGGGTGATGGTGGTTGGGGATGTGATGGTTGATGCCTACATTTTCGGTAAAGTAGAGAGAATCTCCCCTGAAGCACCTGTGCCTGTGGTTACTGTCGAAAAACGGGTGAACCATCTCGGCGGGGCGGCCAACGTTGCCCTGAACGTGAAATCGCTGGGCGCCGAACCTGTCCTTTGCTCAGTGGTTGGTAATGACACAAAAGGGAAGGAATTCCGGCAGCTGCTTGCAGAAGCAGAGATTTCCGGCGAAGCTGTCGTGACAAGCAATGAACGGATAACCACCACCAAATTCAGGGTAATCGGCAATAAGACACAGATGCTGAGAGTGGATGATGAAGTCACTGATGATCTGGCTCCCAATGATCAATCGTTGCTCCTGGGAAAGATCAATGAGATCCTTGAAAAATCAACTATCCATGCTATTATCTTCCAGGATTACAATAAGGGTGTCCTTACTGCAGATCTGATCCACGATGTTATAAGAAAGGCCCGGGCACTTCATATTCCTGTGGCTGTTGACCCTAAACGGAAAAACTTTCTTCAATTCAATGGCGCCACTTTATTTAAACCTAACCTGAAGGAACTTCGTGAAGGGCTAAGCAGGGATATCAGGATTGATGACCGGAAGAGCCTTGAAGATGCAGCTGGTTACCTGCATAAGGAGCTTGAGATAACGACTGTGATGGTCACTTTATCGGAACAGGGTGTTTTTATCAGCCGTCAGGAGCCGGATGGAAAAATCGTTCGGCATATTATCCCTGCTCATCTGAGGAATATTTCCGATGTTTCCGGTGCCGGAGATACGGTGATCAGTTTGGCAGCCCTTGGCTTGGCCTGTGGTCTCGATCCTGCAGAGATTGCCGCCCTGGCTAACCTGGCCGGCGGACTTGTTTGTGAAGAGGTTGGGGTTGTCCCGGTAAACCGTGAAAAATTGCTTATTGAATCACTTACCTTGCTTTAACCGGACAAGGTTTATCATCCCCGGTCCTCTTTCTTAAAACTTTTCATTAAGTTTGCAGCCAGAAAAAATAAAACCAGGCAGTTTCCGTTACTAGAACTATTAATCCAACATGCATTGAGAAAGGTTTTTTTTGTTTTCACTGTTTTTATTTTCCTCATACAGGTAACCGGATCTTATTGCCAGAGCAGCAAGCTGCTTAATCTGCCCAAGTATGATTATACTCCTTACCACTTTGGATTTACATTGGGGCTAAACCAGATGCTGTTCACAGTCAGGCCCGCTTCCGATTTGAATACACGGGTTTATACTAGTCTTCAGACCCCTGAACTGGCTGTCGATTCCTCCAGGCTCCTGGCAGTCAATTCATCACCTACTTTTGGATTTAATATTGGTATCGTTGGCGATATGCGATTGGGAAGACAGTTCAACCTGCGTTTTGTACCTGCCCTTTCCTTTGGCGAAAGATATATCAACTATTCAATCCTTGGATACGAAAATAACGGCAGCACAACCCTGATCGATGTCAAGAAAAATGTAGGGTCGGTATTTATCGATTTTCCACTTCTGTTTAAATATAAATCCAAGAGGCACAACAACATATTGGCTTATCTTACCGCCGGTGGCCAATATAGCCTCGATATCGCATCAAATGCACGCAAACGGGACCAGGGCCAGCAGATCGTGGTCAAGCTCAATAAACATGATTTCTATGCGTTGGTAGGGGTGGGATTCGATTTCTACAACCCCTGGTTCAAGCTGGGTGTCGAGCTGAAAATGGCTTACGGGCTTTTTGATATGCTCAAAAGGGACAATACCATTTATACATTGGGGATTGAAAAGCTGGACTCAAAAATATTCCAGCTTTGTTTTACCTTTGAATAAAAGAATCCAAAACTTTTTATCTATGGAATTCTCTCCTAACCCCGACCTTTTCCAGATCATCAATAAGAAAGGCCAGTTGAAGCAGTTGGTTTACCGCAATACCCTCGACTCGATCAATCTCATAAAAAAAGTTATCACCGACCTGCGGAAAGAATATCAGAAAAAATATTCTTTGGATCCCCAGGCTATTCCATTCATACAGCAGGACCGGGGTGAGTTTGAAGTGCACCTGCAATTTGCCGGGGACATCCTGATTTTCACCATGCATACCAATGTTTTTGAATTCTCACGCTACCACGAAGTGATGTCGACTTCCTATATCCGTGAAGATAAAAACCGGTCCTATTGCGGTATCATCAATATATACAACTTCCTGGCCGATTCATATAAATATAACCGCGTGAATGATATCGGTTACCTGATCGGCAGGGTTTTTATCAATAAAGACAAGTGTTATTTCATAGAAGGAAAGCGGGAAGTAGGGTTGCTTTACAATAATTTCGGCCAGGAAATCCTTGATGAAAAAGCAGCCAGGCAGATCGTGGAGTCAGCCATCCAGTACACCATCAATTTTGATTTATTGACACCTCCTTATGATTCCCTGAAAGAGATCTCTTTAGAGGAGATGCAATCCATGGCCGACAGCTATAAGTTAAAAACCGGCAAGCGATTAGGATTCAGGTTCCAGGCGGATAAAGCAGAAGAGTAGGCAGTTGACAGTTGACAGTTCGCAGTTCGCAGTTCGCAGTTCGCAGTTCGCAATTCGCAGCAGATTCACCTGTAGGGTTCACCGGCCGGTGAACCCTACAACCACATTTTGACAACATAATGACCACTTCATGACCACTTAATGACAACTTTATGACTACTCAATGACTACTTTATGACCACTTCCCATAGCACGATACAAAAATTTCATCAATGGCATTGCAGGATAAAAAAATTATCCTACTTTTGCACCCTCATTTTGGCCCGTTCGTCTAGTTGGTTAGGACGCCAGGTTTTCATCCTGGAAATCAGGGGTTCGAGTCCCCTACGGGCTACGTAAGCCGGTAAATAGCCGGCTTTTTTTATTTTTATATATTAAAGTTTGGATTGGCAAAAGAGAAGTAAGACTGTAAGACGTTAGGACTGTAAGATGGTAAGATGGTTCGGATGCCAGGTTTTTATGTTGTAGGAAATATGCAGAATTTGTAATAAGAGGGTATCCCGCCAGGAATTAACGAAAATAGCCCTCCCGGTTCACAGTTTAATAGAAAGTTCGAGATGTCCGCCTAAACCAAGTTCCACAATTTTCTTAAGTGTCGAAAAACGGACTTCTTTAATATTGTTCTCGATTTTTG
This window contains:
- a CDS encoding MerR family transcriptional regulator encodes the protein MAHYSIKDLERISGVKAHTIRIWEKRYGIVEPKRTDSNIRFYCDMDVKKLMNVSILLHHGYKISRLASLDPQELSKKVLEVSMISNGHDSQIENLVVAMIEMDESRFEKILNMSIMKEGFENTVFNVLYPFFERIGVLWQAGSINPAHEHFITNLVKQKIYVAIDSIPVPTGNDTKKILLFLPEWELHDLGLLVYDYLVKSRGFKVIYLGQNVPEDDVYSVTDFLQPDYFLVAFANAVDMDNLEAYIKRLAARYPGKKIFITGHQTTGLTCALPSNITIINSALQFSSEIIPGLQLNN
- a CDS encoding RNA polymerase sigma factor; protein product: MTVLEFNYRLISMQSYLQYFAKKLTMNEEDANDLVQETNYKALLFREKYVHHTNFKAWLFTIMKNIFINNYRRNKKARTFLDTTDNLHYIHKQIDAFPVSPDSELQVKEVRKAVDSLEDDHRMPFEMHTQGFKYKEIADELDISIGTVKSRIFFGRKKLMERLEGYGN
- a CDS encoding pyridoxal phosphate-dependent aminotransferase, which encodes MELPAQRILNLSESETLAMTRRCRELAAEGVDVINLSIGEPDFNTPEHIKEAAIKAIHENRTHYPPVPGYPELRKAICHKLKRDNNLEFTPEQIVVSTGAKHSIANAMISLVNAGEEVILPAPYWVSYKEMVKLARGTAVFIPATVKTDFKITPEQLENAITPKTKVILYSSPCNPTGSVYSREELHALAEVIARHPNIFVISDEIYELINFDCQHESIAQFDFIRDQVIVINGVSKGFAMTGWRLGYLAAPTWIAKACDKLQGQMTSATCSISQYAAIEAMMTDPEKSPDIRDMIFTFRKRRNRMHELLQTIPGLITNLPKGAFYFFPDVTHYFGKSYGGRTINNACDLADYLLDVGHVALVPGDAFGNPDCIRISYATSMELLVEAVERIKKCLADLA
- a CDS encoding bifunctional ADP-heptose synthase, translated to MPGRNYQKVFEQFSHLRVMVVGDVMVDAYIFGKVERISPEAPVPVVTVEKRVNHLGGAANVALNVKSLGAEPVLCSVVGNDTKGKEFRQLLAEAEISGEAVVTSNERITTTKFRVIGNKTQMLRVDDEVTDDLAPNDQSLLLGKINEILEKSTIHAIIFQDYNKGVLTADLIHDVIRKARALHIPVAVDPKRKNFLQFNGATLFKPNLKELREGLSRDIRIDDRKSLEDAAGYLHKELEITTVMVTLSEQGVFISRQEPDGKIVRHIIPAHLRNISDVSGAGDTVISLAALGLACGLDPAEIAALANLAGGLVCEEVGVVPVNREKLLIESLTLL
- a CDS encoding PorT family protein, coding for MRKVFFVFTVFIFLIQVTGSYCQSSKLLNLPKYDYTPYHFGFTLGLNQMLFTVRPASDLNTRVYTSLQTPELAVDSSRLLAVNSSPTFGFNIGIVGDMRLGRQFNLRFVPALSFGERYINYSILGYENNGSTTLIDVKKNVGSVFIDFPLLFKYKSKRHNNILAYLTAGGQYSLDIASNARKRDQGQQIVVKLNKHDFYALVGVGFDFYNPWFKLGVELKMAYGLFDMLKRDNTIYTLGIEKLDSKIFQLCFTFE